GGACTGTAAAGTGGACCCCATAGTCAAGACAAAATCCACCAGAGTTTAAGCTGCGGATACTGTCTCACCCACAGCTGTGCGGCGCTGCCCCGGTGCTTCATGTGTTTCTGCTTGATCTCCTTCCCCGGAGAATTTATCTACGATCTTGGCTCCACCTCCATGGCCCGTACGGTAGACCCGATCCGGTGTCTGGTAAGCAAGTGACTGGTGGGGGCGCTCTGCGTTGTAGAACATGAAGTAATCGGTCAGCCCGAGCGTCAGCTCTCCCAAGGCGTCGTATCCCTTGAGATAGATGTCCTCATGCTTGACGCTGCGCCAGAGCCGCTCCACGAAGATATTGTCCAGCGCACGGCCCCGGCCATCCATGCTGATACGGATCCCTTCGCGCTTGAGGACATCGGTGAAAGCTGTGCTGGTGAACTGCGCTCCCTGGTCGCTGTTGAATATCTCTGGTTTGCCATCGCATCGCAGAGCTTCCTCGAGACAGTCGATGCAGAAGCCTGTGTCCAGGGTGTTGCTCACTCGCCAGCTCAATACCCTGCGGCTGTACCAGTCAATAACCGCGACCAGATAGGCAAAGCCGTGTGCCAGGCGAACATAGGTGATGTCGGTGCTCCAGACCTGATTGGGGCGCGTGATGGCAAGACCCCTTAGCCGATAAGGATAGACCTTGTGCTGCGGATGTGGCTGACTGGTGTGAGGGCCTGGCGCCATTGCGGCCAGCCCCATCAAGCGCATGAGGCGTTGTACCCGCTTGCGATTGACCGGGTGGCCTTCTCCCTTCAGGAAGACCACCATCCGGCGGCTGCCGTAGAAGGGGTGGCGGGTGTATTCCTCGTCGAGGAGACGACACAAACGTTGCTCTGCCTCGTCCACCTCCTTGGGTTCGTGCTGGGCATAGACCGTTGACCGGGTGACGCTGGCCAATTCGCATTGGCGGGTCAGCGCGATCGCTGTGTTGGGTTCTATCCAGTGCCGGCGCTTCATGGCAGGCTGATTCCGGACTTTTTTTTCAGCCAGTCCAATTCCATTTTCAGCTTGCCGATCTCGCTGTAGAGCTTGTCCGGCTGTTGATGCTCCACCACAGGCTTCGGACCACGTTTGCCCTCGAACAGGCGCGACGCCTGCTCCTGGATCGCTTTCTTCCATTGGCCCACCTGAACCGGGTGAACCCCGTATTCCTGACCGATCTCGTTGACTGTCTTGATGCCTTTCAGGGCCTCGATGCCTACCTTGGCTTTGAATTCCGGGCTGTAGACCTTTCGCTTCTTTCTCTCACTCATTCCTCAATCCTCAGATCCTTGCCGGACAGCTTAAACTGCTGTCCGAAATCTGGGGTCCACTTTACTGGCAGGCGTATCGGGCGATTCGCATGTCTGCATGAGTCCCAGAGCTTCAACCCATACCCGCTCGTCTTCTATGCACGTCGGAGCCTGCCAGCGTGAGGGTAAACCTGCCCCTGTAGCTTCTTCGGGATCGACGAATAATGCGGCGTACCGCATGGAGCCATGCCCCCGTGACCAGCCTGTCACTTCGGTGCCTGCGGTCGGAAAGAGACCATTCCTCGGCGCGTTTTCACTGTAGTCGTCGCCCCGTTGACTCGCCGTTCGTATAGCAGTCCGTCCGTCAGTTCTATGAATAGCGTGTGTTGCGTCGATTGGTAATGAAGCGTCGCTTTCTCCGAGCCGATTTGTCGGGAAACGATCTCCAGGGACGTTTTGCCGAGCGAGCAGGACTGCCTGTCGAGCAATAGGGCCTCGTAGTCGCGCATGGCCTCGTGTCCTCCTGATAGACCCAACTCGGTCACATGCCGGGATTCCTGATATGCGCCCCGTATTGGCTCGAAAGGCATTCCGGTGAAACTCATTGGTTTGCGTAATTTAGAATAAAAAATGAGCATTTAGTTCAAAACGGGACACGCGGGCCATCCCTATACTCGAACCTGTACGATTCGTGAACTGTCATTAACCGGCATAAACCGTTTTCCGGACACGGCTAGCACATCCAGATAGATGGTTTGGGAGTGTTGAAAATGCTGTTGGCAAACGAGAAATACATGCTCGACGCTGCTGAAGAATCACTGCTGCCGACCGAAACCGACGTGCATTTCTACAAACGGCACGACTACTTTGTCTCAGAAAAAATATTTTCCGATCAAGAGATAGACGCGCTCCTCGAAGAGGCGGGGCGGTATTATGGTGGGCACCGGGATCGCCGCATTCCGTTCATTCCGAAAGGTGCAACGTATTGGCGGGAAGGCGATGCAACCGATCTTCGGCAAAACAACTACATCACTTACGAATCCCTGAGCATGAGGGCGCTTTTACTGAAACCGCTCGTTGGCGCAATCGCAGCAAAATTGGCCGAAACTTCGGAATCCCGCCTCTTTACCGACGTACTGCGGTATAAAACGCCTGGGCGAGACAGGAATACGACGATTGGATGGCACATTGATCGCCACTACTGGCAAATGTTCACATCCGATGTCATGTTGACGGCATTCATTCCGCTGCACGATTGCTACGAAGAGCATGGGACTATCGTGATGGTCGACGGCAGCAACCAGTGGCATGAAACCTCGACACCGGACGAGAGTACGGCCTTGCACTTCGCTCAGCGCGGTCTGAACGACCTGGAACAGCGACTGGCGATTGAAGCGAAAGCCAACAATGCGGACATCAAGACCGTCCCGATTCGATTGAACAAAGGACAGGTGTGTTTTCACAACAGCCTGACTTACCACGGGAGTTTTCCGAATGTTTCGGAACGTCCGCGGCAGACCATCTCTTTACATTTCCAGGACAAGGAGAACCGATACCGGCGTTATCCGCTACCGTCAGGTAACCTGGCGGCGCATCATACGGAACAACTGTGCGCACGGCTCGATAACGGCGATCCCGACTACACGGATCCTGAGTATTTCCCGGTTTTATGGACAGGATGATCGGGTGCGGACGCTGTGAATGATACTGTTTCGATCGCTGAGAAACGGGTCGTATTAACAGGGTATCTCATGCTGATCAGCTTGTTCGGCATGATGGCGGTGGATATTTTTTGCCGGCCTTGCCGACCATGGCGCAAGCGCTGCACGTTTCGGATGCGGCCATTCAGGCGATCTTCCCGGCGTACTTCGCGGGGGTCGCGTGCGCGCAACTGTTTTGCGGGCCGCTGTCGGATCACTATGGCCGCAAGCCCATATTGCTTGTGGCGCTTGCCTTGGGCGTAGTGGGGTCGCTGATCTGCGGCATGGCCCACACCTATGACGCGGTCGTGTTCGGGCGTTTCGTGCAAGGTCTGGGAGCCGGAGTGGCGATTGTGCTTTGGCGCGCCATCGCGTTCGACGTTCTGGACAAAGATGCCGCCTATCGCATGATCGCGACAATCACGCCAGTGATCGTAATTTCGCCAGCCATCATGCCGATCATTGGCGGCGGCATTCTGGCCTATTTTGGCTGGCGTAACATCTTTATCGCCATAGCTGTGGCATCGGCGTGCGCATTCCTGGTCACGGCAGCGGTGTTGCCCGAAACCTGCCGACCGACACCTGAGATCGGGGTAGTCAGCCGCATTTTGAGGTCCTACAAGACTTTTTTTCGGTTCGCCATTTTTTCTTTTCAGCGCATGGACACTGTCTACCGTCTATGCCGCCTACTTTCTGTACACCGCGCAATCTCCATTGGTGTTCGACCACATGGGCTATACGCCAACGCTGATTTCCGTCCTCTACGTGCCTGTCGCGGCCTCCTTTGCTCTGGGTAGCACGGTGGGGAAAAAGCTGCGAACCCGTTTCTCGACGGAGCGTCTCCTGGGTCTAGGGCTGTCAATGTTCGTGATCGGGGCCGCAGGCGTCGTCATTTTCTGCCGGGTTCCAGGGCTACATCTCACGCCCATTTTTTTAGGGGCATTCTGTGTTCTGGTCATGGGCAACGGGGTGACGCTGACGGTCGGTGTAGCACGGCTCATTGCGGCGCTCCCCGGCAGAGAAGGCGCTTCATCGGCAACACTTGGCTTGATGCAAAGCCTGGCGACGATTCTCATGACGAGCGGCATGGCGTTTGGCAATGCACATCTGAGTCTTTCGGACAGCCTGGCCACGCTCTTTGGCGTCTGCATCATGAGCGTGCTGCTGGTTTTCGTACCGTTTGTGAAACGGCACGCCGCGTAGCTTTCATACCCGCTCTTTCTGCTTGATCGAGCGGCTTTCACAGGCGAGGTGTAGGGATGAACGACGAGAACAAACCCGTTTGGTTCGTCACAGGGTGTTCGACGGGATTCGGACGTGAAATCGTGCGACATGTGCTCGATCGGGGCTATAGGGCCGTGGCAACGTCTCGTAATCTCAAGGACATGGAAAATTTGGGTAACGACACCGCCGACCGCGTTTGCAGGTTGAAGCTCGATGTGACATATCCGGATGAGATCGCCGCCGCCGTAGCGGTGGCTGAGGAACGCTTCGGGCGCATCGATGTGCTGGTCAACAATGCCGGCGTCGGCTATTTCGGCGCTATCGAAGAGAGCGATCAAAGCGATGTGCGGCGTATGTTCGAAGTCAATTTCTGGGGGCTGGCCAATATGTCGCGTGCGGTGCTGCCCGGAATGCGCAGGAGACGCGCAGGGCATATCGTCAATCTGTCTTCGATTGGCGGGGTGCGCGGCGGCCCGGCCGTTGGGTATTACAACGCCACGAAGTTCGCTGTGGAAGGGTTTTCGGAAGCGCTGGCAGCCGAGGTCATGCCGCTTGGTCTAAAAGTAACGCTGGTCGAACCTAGCGGGTTCCGCACCGATTGGGCGGGGCGTTCCGCGCGCGAGGCAGATACATGGATCGACGATTATGCCCCAACCGCCGGCGCTCGCCGGCTTCAGTTGCGCAACGGCAGCGGCAAACAACCCGGCGATCCGGCACGTGCCGCCTCAGCGATTCTTGCTGCAGTCGAAGCGCCTGAGCCGCCGCTGCACTTGCTGTTGGGAAATTTTGCGTTGGAGGCCGGGCGACGCAAGGTTGAAGCATTGGCACGGGATTTCGAGGCGTGGGCAAGTTTAAGTGAATCCGCAGACTATCCTGAGCTTTAGACCGAATGTTTCACAACGACTGCCGGTCTCGCAGGTCTCATGATTCGACCGGGGATATTTCCTCAATCGGCCGCAATCACCGATACGCCGCTCCTAAAGAATTTTCTTGTGAAAACAGAATCCTGCACGATACCAGCAGTCGTTATAAAGCATTCAGATTAGAAATGAGAGGAAAGTTGTCGGTCAGTAAAGTGGACCCCAGATTTCGGACAGCAGTTTAAGCTGTCCGGCAAGGATCTGAGGATTGAGGAATGAGTGAGAGAAAGAAGCGAAAGGTCTACAGCCCGGAATTCAAAGCCAAGGTAGGCATCGAGGCCCTGAAAGGCATCAAGACAGTCAACGAGATCGGTCAGGAATACGGGGTTCACCCGGTTCAGGTGGGCCAATGGAAGAAAGCGATCCAGGAGCAGGCGTCGCGCCTGTTCGAGGGCAAACGTGGTCCGAAGCCTGTGGTGGAGCATCAACAGCCGGACAAGCTCTACAGCGAGATCGGCAAGCTGAAAATGGAATTGGACTGGCTGAAAAAAAAGTCCGGAATCAGCCTGCCATGAAGCGCCGGCACTGGATAGAACCCAACACAGCGATCGCGCTGACCCGCCAATGCGAATTGGCCAGCGTCACCCGGTCAACGGTCTATGCCCAGCACGAACCCAAGGAGGTGGACGAGGCAGAGCAACGTTTGTGTCGTCTCCTCGACGAGGAATACACCCGCCACCCCTTCTACGGCAGCCGCCGGATGGTGGTCTTCCTGAAGGGAGAAGGCCACCCGGTCAATCGCAAGCGGGTACAACGCCTCATGCGCTTGATGGGGCTGGCCGCAATGGCGCCAGGCCCTCACACCAGTCAGCCACATCCGCAGCACAAGGTCTATCCTTATCGGCTAAGGGGTCTTGCCAGCACGCGCCCCAATCAGGTCTGGAGCTCAGACATCGCCTATGTTCGCCTGGCGCACGGCTTTGCCTATAGGGGCGCGGTTATTGACTGGTACAGCTGCAGGGTATTGAGCTGGCGTGTGAGCAACACCCTGGACACAGGCTTCTGCATCGACTGTCTCGAGGAAGCTCTGCGATGCGATGGCAAACCAGAGATATTCAACAGCGACCAGGGAGCGCAGTTCACCAGCACAGCTTTCACCGATGTCCTCAAGCGCGAAGGGATCCGTATCAGCATGGATGGCCGGGGCCGTGCGCTGGACAATATCTTCGTGGAGCGGCTCTGGCGCAGCGTCAAGCATGAGGACATCTATCTCAAGGGATACGACGCCTTGGGAGAGCTGACGCTCGGGCTGACCGATTACTTCATGTTCTACAACGCAGAGCGCCCCCACCAGTCACTTGCTTACCAGACACCGGATCGGGTCTACCGTACGGGCCATGGAGGTGGAGCCAAGATCGTAGATAAATTCTCCGGGGAAGGAGATCAAGCAGAAACACATGAAGCACCGGGGCAGCGCCGCACAGCTGTGGGTGAGACAGTATCCGCAGCTTAAACTCTGGTGGATTTTGTCTTGACTATGGGGTCCACTTTACAGGGAGAAACGGTTTACGGGTCTCTTAATGCCCACCAAATTATTCAGTCAGATTCACCCATGGGGCTTGTGTCATTACCGCCAGCACGGCAGGTGTCAACTCGAACACGGCGAAGGGCGTTCCGCGCAGCAGCCCAGATAGTTGGATAGCGCTGCAAATCCTGATCGAGAACCGTCAATAATTTTTCGGCATGCCCGACAGGGGGAATACCGCCGATTGCGTAGCCCACCCGCTGTTTGACCCAGCGGCCGTCGGCACGGGACAAAGCCACACCGGTCGCCGCCTCGACCTTGGCCACATCAACACGGTTCGAACCCGACGCGATAATCAGCACCGGGCGGTCGTTTTCGGCATCGCGAAAAATCAGTGACTTGGCAATCTGCCCCACTTCGCAACCGACCGCCGCGGCAGCCTCCGCTGCTGTGCGTGTCGATTCCGGGAACGTGCGGACGTGGCATTCCGCCCCGTGTGCGGCAAGGAAATCCTGTACTCGCTGCGCGCTGGGCGGGAGTGTTTCCGGCATGACTTACTTGCGCTTCGGCATGTAAAGGTCGGTGATGGTGCCTTCGGCTGCTTCGGCAGCAAAGTTCAAGGTCTCCGACAGCGTCGGGTGCGGGTGCACGGTCAGCGCCAGATCGCCCGCCTCGGCGTCCATTTCCAGCGCCAGCGTCGCCTCGGCAATCAGTTCTCCTGCATTCGGACCGACGATCCCGGCGCCAAGCACGCGCTTGGTGTCCGGGTCGAACAGAACCTTGGTCAGACCCTCGTCGCGACCCAGTGACAGCGAGCGTCCACTGGCTGCCCAGGGAAAGGCGCCTTTTTCGTAGGCAATGCCCTTGGCCTTGGCCTCGTTCTCGGTCAGCCCCATCCAGGCCACTTCAGGATCGGTGTAAGCCACCGAAGGGATGGTGCGGGCGTCGAAATGCACGTTTTCGCCGGCGATGGCTTCGGCAGCGACCTTGCCCTCGTGGGTGGCTTTGTGCGCCAGCATCGGCTGGCCGACGATGTCGCCGATCGCGAAAATGTGCGGCGCGTTGGTACGCTGCTGACTATCGACTTCGATGAAGCCGCGTTCGGTCACGCTCACCCCCGCAGCCTCGGCATCGATCAGCTTGCCGTTCGGCCAGCGGCCAATAGCGACGAGCACACGATCAAAGGTATCTTCGGCAGGAGCCCGGTCGCCCTGAAACTTGCACAACAAACCTTTTTTGCCGGGCTCGATGGCCGTCACCTGGGTCTTGAGATAGATGTTCTCGTAGCGGGCCTTGATGCGTTTCTCCAAAGGTCGCACGATATCGCGGTCGGCGCCGGGAATGAGGCCATCGGCCAGCTCGACCACAGTCACCTTGGCACCCAGCGCGTGGTAGACCGTCGCCATCTCCAGGCCGATGATGCCACCGCCGATGACCAGCAATCGCTTAGGCACTTCTTGCACTTCCAACGCGTCGGTGGAATCCATCACGCGCGGATCGTCCCAGGGCACGAACGGCAGCTTGGCGACACGTGAGCCGGCTGCGATTATCGCGTTCTGAAAATGGATCAGTTTCCGCCCCTCGGCAGTTTCGACCACCAGGGTATGGGGCGAGGTGAATGTGCCTTCGCCAGTCACGACGCTGACCTTGCGCTGTTTGGCGAGTTGGGCGAGTCCGCCGGTAAGCTTGCTGACGATGCCGTTCTTGTAGCCGCGGATGGCGTCGAGATCGAGCTCCGGCGCGCCAAAACTGACGCCGTGTCTGGCAAATTCCGCCGCCTCGCTGATAACCTGCGCGGTATGCAGCAGCGCTTTGGACGGGATGCAACCCACGTTCAGGCACACGCCACCGATGACCGCATGGCGCTCGACCAACACGACCTGTTTGCCCAGATCGGCGGCGCGAAACGCCGCCGTGTAGCCCCCGGGGCCGGACCCGAGCACCAGCACTTCGGTCTCGATGTCCGACTGACCGGTTTCGACTCCTGGCGCGGGCGTCACGGCCGGCGTCGAAGGCGCTGGGGGGGCTGATTCAGGCTTGGCGGCAGGTGCCGCAGAAGCGGTCGCCGTTGTCTCAAGCGTCAGGATCGGCGCGCCCTGATTGAGGCGATCACCCACCTTGAGCAGCAGTTCCTTCACCGTGCCGCCCTGCGGCGCGGGAATCTCCATGCTGGCCTTGTCGGACTCCAGCGTGATCAGCGAGGTTTCGGCTTCGATGACATCGCCCGGTGCTACCAGAATTTCGATGACTTCAACGTCCTTGAAATCCCCGATGTCGGGGACCGTGACGGTAATGATTTCTGCCATGGGGTACGTACTCCGGCGACTAGAGCAGCATGCGCCGCGTGTCTGACAGCAGCTTGCTCAGGAAGCTGGTGAAGCGCGCGCCAAGCGCGCCGTCGATGACGCGGTGATCGTAGGACAGCGACAACGGCAGCATCAGGCGCGGCACAAACTCGCCATCCTGATACACCGGTTTCCAACTCGTGCGGGACACGCCGAGAATGGCCACTTCGGGCGCATTGATGATGGGCGTGAAGGCCGTGCCACCGATCCCGCCGAGGCTGGAGATGGAAAAGCAGCCGCCCTGCATGTCCGAGGGCTTGAGCTTCTTCTCGCGCGCCTTGACGGACACCTCGCCCAACTCGCGGGCCAGATCCATCAGGCTTTTGCGGTCGACGTCCCTGATCACCGGCACGACCAACCCGTCCGGCGTGTCCACGGCGATACCGATGTGGTAATACTGTTTGACGACAAGATTTTCCTGGGTCGCGTCCAGCGAGGCATTGAAGCGTGGGAACTCACGCAGCGCCGACACCACCGCCTTCATGAGGAAGGCCAGCATGGTGAGCTTGACGCCCTTGGCGGCGTATTCCTGCACCATCTGTTTGCGGAAGGATTCCAGGTCGGTGACGTCCGCCTCGTCGAACTGCGTGACGTGCGGCAGTGTGACCCAGTTGCGGTGCAGATTCTGCCCCGTCAGCTTGTTGATTTTGGTCAGTGGCTGCGTCTCGACCGCACCGAACTGGCTGAAGTCGATGTCCGGCATCGGTGCGACGCCAAGCCCGCCCGCGTGCCCCCCCTGGCTGAGCATGCGTTTGACGTAACCCTGCACGTCCTCGCGCAGAATACGGCCCTTGTTGCCGCTCCCGTGCACTTCGCCAAGATCGACGCCCAGCTCGCGTGCGAAACGACGCACCGCCGGGCTGGCATGCGCCTTGCGGAAACGCTGCTCGTTCAGATGCGCGGTTGGGGAGGGTTTAGTCGGTGGCGGTGCAGCAGCTGCCTGGGGCGCTGGGGTCGGCGTCGGGACTGAGGCCGGCGGCGCAGCCGTGGCAGGCGCTGATTCCGGCTGGGGCGCAGATGCCGCGGGCGCCCCTGATTCGGTTGGCTCCAGCACCAGAATCGGCGAACCTTCGGCGATGTGGTCACCCACCTTGACCCGCAGTTCGCGCACCACGCCGCCTTCCGGCGCGGGTATCTCCATGCTCGCCTTATCCGACTCCAGAGTGATGAGCGAAGTCTCCGGCGCAATGGTGTCGCCCGGCGCGACCAACACTTCGATAACCTCGACGGACTTGAAGTCGCCGATATCCGGTACGCGGATTTCTTTCAATTCTGCCATGCGTCAGCTCCCGGCGCTCAGGCGGTGATCGGATGTGGCCTGGCCGGATCGATACCGTACAGATCGATGGCCTTGCTCACGTCGGAGGCAGGAATCGTACCATCGTCGGCCAGCGCCTTGAGTGCGGCAACGGCAACATGGTAACGATCGACTTCGAAGTACTTGCGCAGCTGCGCGCGGGTATCGCTGCGACCGAAACCGTCTGTGCCCAGCACCACATAGCGACCCGGCACCCAGGCGCGAATCTGGTCGGCGAACGCCTTGACGTAGTCCGTCGCGGCGACGAATGGCCCGGTGCTGCCCTTGAGTTTGCGTGTCACATGGCACTCGCGCGGCGTCGCCTCGGGATGCAGGCGGTTCCAGCGTTCCACTTCGGCACATTCGCGGTGCAATTCGTTGAAACTGGTCGCGCTCCAGACATCGGCGGCCACACCAAAATCTTTCTCAAGCAGTTCCGCACCTGCAATGACCTCGCGCAGGATGGTGCCCGAGCCCAGCAACTGCACTTTTTTCTTTTTCCGCCCCCCTTTGCGGAACAGGTACAGCCCCTTGACGATGTCTTCCTCCACGCCTGCGGGCATCGCGGGCTGGTGGTAGTTTTCGTTCATCACGGTGATGTAGTAGAAAATAT
This genomic stretch from Acidihalobacter ferrooxydans harbors:
- a CDS encoding phytanoyl-CoA dioxygenase family protein: MLLANEKYMLDAAEESLLPTETDVHFYKRHDYFVSEKIFSDQEIDALLEEAGRYYGGHRDRRIPFIPKGATYWREGDATDLRQNNYITYESLSMRALLLKPLVGAIAAKLAETSESRLFTDVLRYKTPGRDRNTTIGWHIDRHYWQMFTSDVMLTAFIPLHDCYEEHGTIVMVDGSNQWHETSTPDESTALHFAQRGLNDLEQRLAIEAKANNADIKTVPIRLNKGQVCFHNSLTYHGSFPNVSERPRQTISLHFQDKENRYRRYPLPSGNLAAHHTEQLCARLDNGDPDYTDPEYFPVLWTG
- a CDS encoding IS3 family transposase (programmed frameshift), encoding MSERKKRKVYSPEFKAKVGIEALKGIKTVNEIGQEYGVHPVQVGQWKKAIQEQASRLFEGKRGPKPVVEHQQPDKLYSEIGKLKMELDWLKKKFRNQPAMKRRHWIEPNTAIALTRQCELASVTRSTVYAQHEPKEVDEAEQRLCRLLDEEYTRHPFYGSRRMVVFLKGEGHPVNRKRVQRLMRLMGLAAMAPGPHTSQPHPQHKVYPYRLRGLAITRPNQVWSTDITYVRLAHGFAYLVAVIDWYSRRVLSWRVSNTLDTGFCIDCLEEALRCDGKPEIFNSDQGAQFTSTAFTDVLKREGIRISMDGRGRALDNIFVERLWRSVKHEDIYLKGYDALGELTLGLTDYFMFYNAERPHQSLAYQTPDRVYRTGHGGGAKIVDKFSGEGDQAETHEAPGQRRTAVGETVSAA
- a CDS encoding YbaK/EbsC family protein, with amino-acid sequence MPETLPPSAQRVQDFLAAHGAECHVRTFPESTRTAAEAAAAVGCEVGQIAKSLIFRDAENDRPVLIIASGSNRVDVAKVEAATGVALSRADGRWVKQRVGYAIGGIPPVGHAEKLLTVLDQDLQRYPTIWAAARNALRRVRVDTCRAGGNDTSPMGESD
- a CDS encoding oxidoreductase codes for the protein MNDENKPVWFVTGCSTGFGREIVRHVLDRGYRAVATSRNLKDMENLGNDTADRVCRLKLDVTYPDEIAAAVAVAEERFGRIDVLVNNAGVGYFGAIEESDQSDVRRMFEVNFWGLANMSRAVLPGMRRRRAGHIVNLSSIGGVRGGPAVGYYNATKFAVEGFSEALAAEVMPLGLKVTLVEPSGFRTDWAGRSAREADTWIDDYAPTAGARRLQLRNGSGKQPGDPARAASAILAAVEAPEPPLHLLLGNFALEAGRRKVEALARDFEAWASLSESADYPEL
- a CDS encoding IS3 family transposase (programmed frameshift), translating into MSERKKRKVYSPEFKAKVGIEALKGIKTVNEIGQEYGVHPVQVGQWKKAIQEQASRLFEGKRGPKPVVEHQQPDKLYSEIGKLKMELDWLKKKFRNQPAMKRRHWIEPNTAIALTRQCELASVTRSTVYAQHEPKEVDEAEQRLCRLLDEEYTRHPFYGSRRMVVFLKGEGHPVNRKRVQRLMRLMGLAAMAPGPHTSQPHPQHKVYPYRLRGLASTRPNQVWSSDIAYVRLAHGFAYRGAVIDWYSCRVLSWRVSNTLDTGFCIDCLEEALRCDGKPEIFNSDQGAQFTSTAFTDVLKREGIRISMDGRGRALDNIFVERLWRSVKHEDIYLKGYDALGELTLGLTDYFMFYNAERPHQSLAYQTPDRVYRTGHGGGAKIVDKFSGEGDQAETHEAPGQRRTAVGETVSAA
- a CDS encoding MFS transporter is translated as MPALPTMAQALHVSDAAIQAIFPAYFAGVACAQLFCGPLSDHYGRKPILLVALALGVVGSLICGMAHTYDAVVFGRFVQGLGAGVAIVLWRAIAFDVLDKDAAYRMIATITPVIVISPAIMPIIGGGILAYFGWRNIFIAIAVASACAFLVTAAVLPETCRPTPEIGVVSRILRSYKTFFRFAIFSFQRMDTVYRLCRLLSVHRAISIGVRPHGLYANADFRPLRACRGLLCSG
- the lpdA gene encoding dihydrolipoyl dehydrogenase — its product is MAEIITVTVPDIGDFKDVEVIEILVAPGDVIEAETSLITLESDKASMEIPAPQGGTVKELLLKVGDRLNQGAPILTLETTATASAAPAAKPESAPPAPSTPAVTPAPGVETGQSDIETEVLVLGSGPGGYTAAFRAADLGKQVVLVERHAVIGGVCLNVGCIPSKALLHTAQVISEAAEFARHGVSFGAPELDLDAIRGYKNGIVSKLTGGLAQLAKQRKVSVVTGEGTFTSPHTLVVETAEGRKLIHFQNAIIAAGSRVAKLPFVPWDDPRVMDSTDALEVQEVPKRLLVIGGGIIGLEMATVYHALGAKVTVVELADGLIPGADRDIVRPLEKRIKARYENIYLKTQVTAIEPGKKGLLCKFQGDRAPAEDTFDRVLVAIGRWPNGKLIDAEAAGVSVTERGFIEVDSQQRTNAPHIFAIGDIVGQPMLAHKATHEGKVAAEAIAGENVHFDARTIPSVAYTDPEVAWMGLTENEAKAKGIAYEKGAFPWAASGRSLSLGRDEGLTKVLFDPDTKRVLGAGIVGPNAGELIAEATLALEMDAEAGDLALTVHPHPTLSETLNFAAEAAEGTITDLYMPKRK
- the aceF gene encoding dihydrolipoyllysine-residue acetyltransferase, which translates into the protein MAELKEIRVPDIGDFKSVEVIEVLVAPGDTIAPETSLITLESDKASMEIPAPEGGVVRELRVKVGDHIAEGSPILVLEPTESGAPAASAPQPESAPATAAPPASVPTPTPAPQAAAAPPPTKPSPTAHLNEQRFRKAHASPAVRRFARELGVDLGEVHGSGNKGRILREDVQGYVKRMLSQGGHAGGLGVAPMPDIDFSQFGAVETQPLTKINKLTGQNLHRNWVTLPHVTQFDEADVTDLESFRKQMVQEYAAKGVKLTMLAFLMKAVVSALREFPRFNASLDATQENLVVKQYYHIGIAVDTPDGLVVPVIRDVDRKSLMDLARELGEVSVKAREKKLKPSDMQGGCFSISSLGGIGGTAFTPIINAPEVAILGVSRTSWKPVYQDGEFVPRLMLPLSLSYDHRVIDGALGARFTSFLSKLLSDTRRMLL